The genomic DNA ATTACTTCTACTCTAAAGTACTTTTCAtattagcttgcgaggttcggggggcgtggagctgggggggccgctaatctctaatctttcaattttctaatctcccgttaattagtttctatttactatttaagacctgatcacctgcaccttttctgtctagtgtttcgttttttgaaTCCTGACTGGTAGTGTTTCTCATTACTCCCGAAAAAAAAGGTTACGAAGACCATCGCAAGATTAATACGCGCAGTCTTACCTGCTTCCAAATGGAAAAGCTTTCAGCTCACGCATTCCCTTCCGACTCAGACGAGTTCCTGCCTCCGACCCTTCCACCGGTCCGTCTCTGTCAGGCATTCCGTTCCTCGTCCCGGTCCGTGACCGCACCAGCCCCGTCAGCCAACCTTGCTTCCACCCGGCGTTCAGCTAGGCAAGAGCGGGGCCCAAAGCGCGGTTCCGCTAGCCAGCCCCTACCGCAGCTCCACTACAAAGATTGGACGACACCTGAGCTGCTGAAAGTACTCTTTGAAAAGTCCATTCCTATTCCCGTCGGCGGAGATCGCATGTCCCTATTTGTTACCTATTGTGAAGCCTTGTCAGCCGAGCCGatttcccccccacccccgcttGCAAGCTTCAGCTGTCAGGCCCTCCTCTTCTGCTACTCTCTCCATTCCTGTTCCTGCTGCACATACGCAAGACTCTGCTTTCGCAGCCCAGCTCCCCCTGGCGGCGCAGTCAACGCAGCCACAGCATCTGCCGCAGTCACTCACCCCGCCCATCCCCTCTTCCAGCAGCGCTACTCAGGTCACTTTTAATCAGCTGCAAACTCTGCTCCAGCCCATTATAGACTCTCAGCTAGCTCTCAGCGCCCGTCTTGACAAACTGGAAAATCCTGCTTTGGCTCCACCCGCCTTCAGTTCCAGCACTCCTGCTTATACCCTTGGTACGTCTTTTTCAGTACCCCCCGTTCCTCCTCCAGAGTTCAATCTCTCCTCAGCCACTGTAGCAAGTTCCTCTTCTAATAATAATCTAGCTAATAATCGAAGGCAAGGATGTTaatcttgtctctattctcattgCTGCTTCTGAGTTTTTAGATCACAGAGTGGTCGACTGTGGAGACGTTTCGGTCACTCTAAAATCCCGCGACCCACGTCTTCAAAAAAGCCTTTCCGTGGGAGAATTCGTCCTCGCTTTCTCCATTTATCGCGATATTCTCTGTTCTGTTTATCCGCACAGATTACAGGAGCTAAATCAGTATCTCTTTCTGGTTGTCGAATTGGCCGTGCGCTACGGAGGTGCTTTGTTCTATCAATACCACCGTGCTttctcagccaaagctgctgccACCCTCTCAGCCGACAACCGTATTATTGATTGGTCCCGTTCCGACACAGATCTTTTCACCCAGATCTTCAGCAGGATTCGTCCCAACGCCTGCAGCGCATGTGCCTCCACAGCGCACTCCTCTTATCTATGCCCTAAGACAGCAGCTAGTTCTCTTCAACCCATTCATCATCCCTTGCCTTCTCTTCTCAGTTCAAGACATCTTGCCCCTGCTTCCATCCATGCTTCAGCTCCTCCCACCAGATCTCAAACCAGAGATATCTATGGCCGTCCCATCAAGTTTACAGGTGGCAGGCAAATATGCAATAACTTTAATACTTCTGCCTGCTTCAGCAAAACCTGCAAGTACCTGCATGCCTGCAGCTTCTGCAACGACGCCCACTCACGCTCCATATGTCCTCTTACAGCGAAGTGACAATCAAAGTTACTTCAAGTTTCTACTCCTATCAACGTCCAGGCTCTCGCTAATGCGCTACAAAATCATCCAGACAAGCCGTTCGTCTCTTATCTAATTAGCGGACTTACAAATGGCTTTTTTACTGGCATTTCTCACATTCCTTCGGAGTCTCCGCTCTGCCATTTCTGAGCCACAAGTCGTCAGTTCCCTTCTCCAAGCCGAAGTCAACAAAGGCTTCATGGTCGGCCCCTTTTCAGCACCCCCCTTCACTACCTTTCGCATTAATCCCATAGGCATCGCTACCCGTAAGTATTCCGGCAAGAAACGCCTTATTATTGACTTATCCGCTCCTCGGGGCGCTTACACACGCAGCATTAACTCCCTCATTTCAAGCGAGGAGTTCTCTCTTCACTACATTAAGCTCTCAGATGCCATTCATTTCATCAAAATTGCAGGTCACGGAGCCTGGCTTGCCAAAGCCGATATCTCCGATGCATTCAAGGTCATGCCTATTCACCCTTCCCTCCGTCACCTTTTCGGAGTCTGTTGGGCAGACAAGTTCTATTTCTCCACCCAGCTCACTTTCAGCTGCCGCAGTAGCCCAAAAATATTCGATTCCTTGTcagaagccctctgctggattctgcTCAACTCCTATCATGTCCCCTTCGTCCTCCATCTAATGGATGACTTTCTGCTTATTTCCCCCCCGTCAGATCCTCCAGCCCAAGCAATTAATCAGCTTAATACCCTCTTTTCCTCAGTCGGTGTCCCTCTTTCTCAAGAGAAAACCATCGGCCCTGTTAACTCCCTGGAATTCCTCGGCATCACACTAAATACAGTGAAATTCGAAGCCAGCCTGCCTCTTGCCAAACTCCAACGCTTACTTTCACTCATTAACAATTTTCAGATCTCCTCTTTCattaagaagagggacctcctgtctCTACTCTGCCATTTTAATTTCGCCATTCGCATCATTCCCCAGGGCAGAACATTTATTTCACGTCTCCTAGCCCTCTCATCAACGGTCAAGAATATGAATTCTCACGTGAAAATTTCAGCCGAAGCCAGGAAAGACATAAAGATGTGGATCAGTCTCCTTTCTAACTGGAATGGCCTCTCTCTATTTTATGACGATTTCATTTCAGCCCCCCACGACCTTGCCCTCTTCACTGACGCCTCATCCATCGGATTCGGCGGGTTCCTTGTTCCTGAATGGTTCTCTAGCACTTGGCCCCCTGAAATTCAGCTCCTTCCCCCTCAAGAGAAATCTACGGCACTTCCAGATATTTATCCAATCGCGGTGGCCGCTGCCCTCTGGGGTCACCAATGGTCAAGAAAATCAATTCTTTTCTTCAGCGATAACAAACCCACAGTACACATCATTAACAAAGGACGTTCTTCATCCCCCCTCATTATGCGCCTGCTCCGTCGTCTCATATGGTCTTCTGTATCTctcaacttcctaatacaagcttgTCATCTTCTTGGTACCCATAATAATGCTGCGGATGCTCTTTCTCGCCTACAGGTagccaagttccgtcagctggttccATCTGCCTCCCCAAACCCCCTCCAgaccccacagtttcatcagctgctCCTAGACTGAACCCTACCCTCcgcaacctccttcaatctgctcaaaactacatgtatacagccctcgccccttcttcaagagcttcttATTCTACGGCCTGGTCAGCATTCCTAACCTTCTGTGCTCATAATCAAATCCACCCTATTCccttcaatcaagactggatcctggCCTTCATTGTCCATGCTAAggaatctctccatctctcccctgCATCCACTAAATCTTACATTTCAGGAATCCAGCATCACTACCGCATCATGTCCGTGCCTTCTCCCACCatcctctccataccagtagttcgtCTGACTCGCCGTGGAATCTTCAAAAGCTCCCCCCCTGCTGCATCTTCccgcctgcctatatcaacagatattctccattcactcatcttTACTCTTCGGAAAGGTTGCTTCTTCCcctacgaagatctcctaatggaaaccatctgcctcacagccttcttcggcttcctcagatgCTCAGAATTcgcagttccttcagcttcaagcttccctgcaacGGGTATTCGTCTATGTGATCTCTCCTGTATTAGCAACTCCTATTTCATAATCCGGCTGCGTATctcaaagacagatcaactcCGGCGTGGTCAGTTCATCCAGCTTTCAAGGATTGAATCCTCTATCTGCCCTTTCTCAGCAATGGCAAAATATCTCTCCATCAGGAAATCCCTTCCCCCCCTGGACCCTCTATTCATCGATTCCTCTCACTCTATtatcactcgtcactggttctcagcccacctctcctccctcctttctagagcaggcctccctcctcagctgtattctccccattcatttcgtataggtgcagctacctccgccgCAAGAGctagcatcaaccacagtctgatcaagaccatgggccgctggtcctcttccgcagtagattattatgtccattcatctccctccgatatagcggcagcccattttaaaatcactagcatgcccggagtgggggctacctgttcgccggggccatctgaggttttcccctaattcgcctcaaggggttttttcctctccactgagtggcaggtatacacatagtcaggtatacacataatcacatcccactaacaaatttactaatctccctctgttcgtccttctggtcttttgtttatgttatgcgttggcatgtgctgccttgtttgtctcacggtgtgggagttttcgtgaggtgccgggggtccatcctttggggggcaagtgaggctcacttccccgacctcagggctaggcagccgcctcccttaccttcaggggttctcaccgcgtgagtcagagcggacccccggccaaactctgtcctgtcgcagctcctgcgctcatctcactcgaggctctcttctattctgcctctcttcaggacgtggtcacttgtgccgagtcctatactaacctcaatgctttgtccttattttcaggtcccaggcagcgtgatgtctcggccaatcaggggttttacgagcgccccttacagaagcctcagatgctgggtacctctttcatctcctcccgaggggcggctttccaagtcataaccctcatatgtgttttcggttgccgggtcctccgcccctgggatgttgACAGCGTcagccccagtcggtgacctcttttctatcctgtttccggttgcctggtcctccgcccctgggatgtcgacagcgtcggccccagtcgacgacctcttttctatcccgtttcaggttgccgggtcctccgcccctgggatgtcgacagcgtcggccccagtcgacgacctcttttctatcccgtttccggttgctgggtcctccgcccctgggatgtcgacagcgtcggccccagtcggtgaccacattctgtcctactaactgctccttgctgcttcttctgccttatccttcccccccagctcacgcccagtgaacaTGTAACCGACCCTATTCTCTTTCACAGAATGCGCAGACTGTTATTAGGGATTTGTGGCAGCGAACGCTCTTCCGTCTGTCACTGTTATCTACATCGCAGAATGTGGCACAATGCACTGTTGCAGGTGGAGATAATGGAGCTCTATGGTTAAGTGGAGAAAGCGGACTCCTTTCACACTTTATCTCAGGAGCGGAGTCCAGATCTGCGGTAAAATGTACAAAGAGCTGCAGAAACTTTCAGTAGATCTCTGCGGAGTGTTCAGCAGAGCATCTTATATGTTTAGTGTGTATTAATAATGGCTTctaaaatggaaatcaagtaaacaatCAATGGGTTAAGTACTTCCAATTTAATATATCACGCAcgtttgtcagtaaaatctttcgAAACtctcaaacaaaaacaatttcaaagccttaactccagtctttaactcttTCAAGGAGACAAAACATCTGAACCTAACAGCCAAGTTCTCTATTTCAGGCCACTGCAAATTGATTTCCGAGGGATTCTCTTATCTGCTGGTTTGGACTGCCTATACTCAGGAGTTAAttaaagtttgtatttatttatttatattgaaccTGTGGTTCACTATCTGTGGGccagcagtacagtagttgttctGAAAAATAGAGAAGGGTAGTATGTAGAACAGATAAAAGGAAATGGCTATTCTAGAGACAGGAATGATGGTACATTTCCTTTAAATAGGTAAGGAGACATTTCCCTACTGTTGTGTAGGCTGTCAAAGGTGACACAGAGCACACACGTTTCACAGGGATTTTCTCATAGGGATGTTTTTAAGCTCTTTCAGATCATGGAAATACTGCGTAAAACTTTCCTTACACTTACTGTTTGAGACTGAAGTGAGAGGGGTTTAATTCTGCTGTCAGTTAATGCAAGTACATTCATCATAGTACATTTCATTATTATGCTTTTGTGATTTTTCCTTAGCAAACAGGCATTGACTGAACAGATTAGAATTTCTTATGAGTAATTCTGAGAACTGTTTCTCCAGATTTCTCAATTTCCCATGAGCTGTATCGATGGTGCAGGGGGGTGGAGAGTATTATTGGTGGTGGGGGGCGTTTGGTCCCTGATTTTGATCTGGAATGAGTTTCTGCCTGTTATTTTATGCAAATTTCAAgggattaaaataatattaataataacgtattattattattattattattattattattattattattattattattattataacaagaTTGTACCCAGAAATCTCAATTAAAATACAAAGCTGCTTATATGGGGTGGCCTTGCTATCAAGGGTATACGGAGTTACCCCAGTAATGGTGCACCACTGTAATTATGAAGATTCTGCCTCTATCCTAACATCTTTCAAAGCAGATCCTATACCCTTTTACACCATCATTCCAGCTGTAAAATGTGTCTACTCACATACTGCCTCACAGCTTTAACTGTGCAATTCTCGCTATCTACCTAacatagctttaaatcccacaagcggagtctccagtagaaatgtagaATGTGccgccactcagtagttggggtgggtttaaagtattcagaatgaatcgatagatacaagtcaggaaggagggacattgcacAGCTGCACTAAAAGgtaggttttttttggttttttttactacAGAAAGAAACTTAACAGAATTGAACAAGTACAAATATGAAAGTCAACAAAtgcagcactaatatatatatataatctgtctacatcatgtaagaataaatcatggatttgaatgtaaacaatacaaacaaacaaaaacctataaatacctccaatgttttgattcaaacacaggctcccttgagaaagatatgtacaacatatcgaaacgttagggcagctggctctttgagctaaatatatatatatatatatatatcttgaccgagggtcgtgggttcaatcccaggtgggggacagtgctgctgtacccttgagcaaggtactttacctagattgatccagtaaaaacccaactgtataaatgggtaattgtatgtaaaaataatgtgtaataaattatgtaattgtatgtaaaaataatgtgatatcttgtaacaattgtaagttgccctgga from Acipenser ruthenus chromosome 2, fAciRut3.2 maternal haplotype, whole genome shotgun sequence includes the following:
- the LOC117408503 gene encoding uncharacterized protein LOC117408503; the protein is MAFLLAFLTFLRSLRSAISEPQVVSSLLQAEVNKGFMVGPFSAPPFTTFRINPIGIATRKYSGKKRLIIDLSAPRGAYTRSINSLISSEEFSLHYIKLSDAIHFIKIAGHGAWLAKADISDAFKVMPIHPSLRHLFGVCWADKFYFSTQLTFSCRSSPKIFDSLSEALCWILLNSYHVPFVLHLMDDFLLISPPSDPPAQAINQLNTLFSSVGVPLSQEKTIGPVNSLEFLGITLNTVKFEASLPLAKLQRLLSLINNFQISSFIKKRDLLSLLCHFNFAIRIIPQGRTFISRLLALSSTVKNMNSHVKISAEARKDIKMWISLLSNWNGLSLFYDDFISAPHDLALFTDASSIGFGGFLVPEWFSSTWPPEIQLLPPQEKSTALPDIYPIAVAAALWGHQWSRKSILFFSDNKPTVHIINKGRSSSPLIMRLLRRLIWSSVSLNFLIQACHLLGTHNNAADALSRLQVAKFRQLVPSASPNPLQTPQFHQLLLD